Proteins encoded together in one Catellatospora citrea window:
- a CDS encoding TraR/DksA family transcriptional regulator, giving the protein MTTLEGTLDQAQLGVLLKARYEEAAEQLRVQSESVRQLRRSGDQGPGDVADAGTMVSDTEQQDLLTAALDDHMRKLSDALARFEGGTLGTCDGCGQQIPPARMEIMPWSTHCVKCQAAAERWR; this is encoded by the coding sequence ATGACAACGCTGGAAGGCACGCTCGACCAGGCACAGCTCGGCGTGCTGTTGAAGGCCCGCTACGAAGAGGCCGCCGAGCAGCTGCGGGTGCAGAGCGAGTCGGTCCGGCAGCTGCGGCGCTCCGGCGACCAGGGCCCCGGCGACGTCGCCGACGCGGGCACCATGGTCTCCGACACCGAGCAGCAGGACCTGCTGACCGCGGCGCTCGACGACCACATGCGCAAGCTGTCCGACGCGCTGGCCCGGTTCGAGGGCGGCACGCTGGGCACCTGCGACGGCTGCGGGCAGCAGATCCCGCCCGCGCGCATGGAGATCATGCCCTGGTCGACCCACTGCGTGAAGTGCCAGGCAGCCGCCGAGCGCTGGCGCTGA
- a CDS encoding sugar ABC transporter ATP-binding protein, which produces MILLAEGLTKSFPGVRALDGATLQLAAGSVHALLGENGAGKSTLVKILTGVYRPDAGRVVLDGSDVHFGSPLEALHAGIGVVHQERNLVPEFSIAENIALQHLPHRLGMVDRSRMRAEARRCLDLLDLDLDPDTRVAELSVAQAQLVEIAKALSVDTRVLLLDEPTASLTGDEADRLYAIVRKLTATGHAVVLVSHKLEEVFAVADTVTVLRDGRSVAQAQPLSGYTRDEIVDLMVGRAYASVELTARTVDRDATPALELTGLDTRHGHRDVSLTVARGEILGLYGLVGAGRTELAKALLGLDEITGGEVRVHGTPVRIRDVGEALRRHRIGYVPEDRKGEGLFLEQPITRNVGVTVWRRLARFGLIPDRAERDVVAEYTQLLGIRAASPNQLAGQLSGGNQQKVSLAKWLAADCDILIVDEPTVGIDVRTKAAFHELIARLAGQGMAILLISSDLPEIVTLADRIAVMGDAQVRGELVNDHDYDAVSQRVIRLIHAAPTPV; this is translated from the coding sequence GTGATACTGCTGGCCGAGGGCCTGACCAAGTCGTTCCCGGGCGTACGCGCACTGGACGGCGCGACGCTGCAGCTCGCCGCGGGCAGCGTGCACGCGCTGCTCGGGGAGAACGGCGCGGGCAAGAGCACCCTGGTGAAGATCCTGACGGGGGTGTACCGCCCCGACGCCGGCCGGGTCGTGCTCGACGGCAGCGACGTCCACTTCGGCAGCCCGCTCGAAGCGCTGCACGCCGGCATCGGTGTGGTGCACCAGGAACGCAACCTGGTGCCCGAGTTCTCCATCGCGGAGAACATCGCCCTGCAGCACCTGCCCCACCGCCTCGGCATGGTGGACCGAAGCCGGATGCGCGCCGAGGCGCGCCGCTGCCTGGACCTGCTCGACCTGGACCTGGACCCGGACACCCGGGTCGCGGAGCTGTCGGTGGCCCAGGCGCAGCTGGTCGAGATCGCCAAGGCGCTGTCCGTGGACACCCGGGTGCTGCTGCTCGACGAGCCGACCGCGTCGCTCACCGGCGACGAGGCCGACCGGCTCTACGCCATCGTGCGTAAGCTGACCGCCACCGGACACGCCGTGGTGCTGGTCAGCCACAAGCTCGAAGAGGTGTTCGCGGTCGCGGACACGGTCACCGTGCTGCGCGACGGGCGCAGCGTGGCGCAGGCGCAGCCGCTGTCCGGGTACACCCGCGACGAGATCGTGGATCTGATGGTCGGCCGGGCGTACGCCTCGGTCGAGCTCACCGCCCGCACCGTGGACCGGGACGCGACCCCGGCGCTGGAGCTGACCGGGCTCGACACCCGCCACGGCCACCGCGACGTCTCGCTCACCGTCGCCCGCGGCGAGATCCTCGGCCTCTACGGACTGGTCGGCGCCGGGCGCACCGAGCTGGCCAAGGCGCTGCTGGGCCTCGACGAGATCACCGGCGGCGAGGTCCGCGTGCACGGCACGCCGGTCCGCATCCGCGACGTGGGCGAGGCGCTGCGCCGCCACCGGATCGGCTACGTGCCCGAGGACCGCAAGGGCGAGGGCCTGTTCCTGGAGCAGCCGATCACCCGCAACGTCGGGGTGACCGTGTGGCGGCGGCTGGCCCGCTTCGGCCTCATCCCCGACCGGGCCGAACGCGACGTGGTCGCCGAGTACACCCAGCTGCTCGGCATCCGGGCCGCCTCGCCGAACCAGCTCGCCGGCCAGCTGTCCGGCGGCAACCAGCAGAAGGTCAGCCTCGCCAAGTGGCTCGCCGCCGACTGCGACATCCTCATCGTGGACGAGCCGACGGTCGGCATCGACGTGCGCACCAAGGCCGCGTTCCACGAGCTGATCGCCCGGCTGGCCGGGCAGGGCATGGCCATCCTGCTGATCTCGTCGGACCTGCCGGAGATCGTCACACTGGCCGACCGGATCGCCGTGATGGGCGACGCGCAGGTGCGCGGCGAGCTGGTCAACGACCACGACTACGACGCGGTGAGCCAGCGCGTCATCCGCCTCATCCACGCCGCGCCCACGCCGGTCTGA